A stretch of the Phyllopteryx taeniolatus isolate TA_2022b chromosome 5, UOR_Ptae_1.2, whole genome shotgun sequence genome encodes the following:
- the lrrc4ca gene encoding leucine rich repeat containing 4C, genome duplicate a gives MLNKMTSSQQQQMMRGPRRNRALSDPLLVLLLALQLLVVAGLVRAQTCPSVCSCSNQFSKVICTRRGLREVPDGISTNTRYLNLQENLIQVIKVDSFKHLRHLEILQLSKNHIRKIELGAFNGLASLNTLELFDNRLTTIPNGAFEYLSKLKELWLRNNPIESIPAYAFNRVPSLRRLDLGELKRLSYISEGAFEGLSNLRYLNLGMCNLKEIPNLIPLVKLDELEMSGNQLSVVRPGSFKGLIHLQKLWMMHAQIQTIERNSFDDLQSLVELNLAHNNLTLLPHDLFTPLHHLERVHLHHNPWNCNCDILWLSWWLKEMVPANTSCCARCSSPAHHKGRYIGELDQNYFHCYAPVIVEPPADLNVTEGSAAELKCRASSLTSVSWITPNGSIMTHGAYKIRISVLNDGTLNFTNVTMQDTGTYTCMVSNSAGNTTASATLNVSSTENSSFSYFTTVTVETIETPHNEGVTTIVQQKVGPTPSVHTWKSVSPSSTTTTTVQTPLSTHATEKTYTISVTEFGEGSLNGLDEVMKTTKIIIGCFVAITLMAAVMLIIFYKMRKQHHQQNHHAPTRTIEIINVDEDCVTGGPGMEGHLTLPPLEHEHLNHYNTYKTAYNHTSTINSIHSSAHEPLLIRANSKDNVQETQI, from the coding sequence ATGTTAAACAAGATGACCTCCTCTCAGCAGCAGCAGATGATGCGAGGTCCTAGGCGGAACCGGGCCTTGTCTGACCCTTTGCTTGTGCTGCTCCTGGCCCTACAGCTTTTGGTGGTTGCGGGTCTGGTTCGTGCTCAGACATGCCCTTCGGTCTGCTCCTGTAGTAATCAGTTCAGCAAAGTCATCTGCACACGGAGGGGCCTAAGAGAGGTCCCTGATGGCATTTCTACCAATACACGCTACCTGAATCTCCAAGAAAACCTCATCCAGGTCATTAAAGTGGACAGCTTCAAGCACCTAAGGCATTTGGAGATCCTGCAGCTGAGTAAAAACCACATACGCAAAATTGAGCTTGGGGCCTTCAATGGACTTGCAAGCCTTAATACCCTGGAGCTTTTTGATAACCGCCTCACCACGATCCCAAATGGGGCATTTGAGTACTTGTCCAAACTAAAGGAGCTATGGCTGAGGAATAATCCAATAGAGAGCATTCCTGCCTATGCTTTCAACAGGGTGCCCTCATTACGACGGCTGGACCTTGGGGAGCTTAAAAGGCTATCCTACATATCTGAGGGGGCCTTTGAAGGGCTGAGCAATCTTCGCTACTTAAATCTGGGAATGTGCAATCTGAAAGAAATTCCCAACCTTATTCCCCTGGTGAAGCTGGATGAACTGGAGATGTCAGGGAACCAGCTGTCTGTCGTCCGGCCCGGCTCTTTTAAGGGGCTCATCCATCTCCAGAAACTATGGATGATGCATGCCCAGATCCAGACTATTGAGAGAAACTCATTTGATGATCTCCAGTCACTGGTGGAGCTTAATTTAGCCCACAATAACCTTACGCTCTTGCCCCATGATCTTTTCACTCCTTTGCATCATCTGGAGAGGGTGCATTTGCACCACAACCCTTGGAATTGTAACTGTGACATCCTCTGGCTGAGTTGGTGGCTCAAGGAGATGGTACCAGCAAACACCAGCTGCTGTGCCCGCTGCAGCTCACCAGCTCACCACAAAGGGCGCTACATTGGTGAGCTTGACCAAAACTACTTTCACTGTTATGCTCCTGTTATTGTGGAGCCGCCAGCTGACCTAAATGTGACAGAGGGAAGTGCTGCAGAGTTGAAATGTCGAGCCAGCTCTTTGACTTCTGTGAGCTGGATTACACCCAATGGTTCCATCATGACACACGGTGCGTACAAGATCAGAATCTCAGTGCTGAATGATGGCACCCTGAACTTCACCAATGTTACCATGCAAGACACTGGTACATATACATGTATGGTCAGTAATTCAGCCGGTAACACAACAGCGTCTGCCACACTAAATGTGTCCTCAACGGAGAACAGCAGCTTCAGCTACTTTACCACagtgactgtagagacgataGAAACACCACATAATGAAGGCGTCACCACGATTGTGCAACAGAAGGTTGGCCCCACCCCTTCGGTTCATACATGGAAGTCTGTTTCACCCAGTTCTACAACTACCACCACAGTGCAGACCCCTCTCTCTACTCATGCCACGGAGAAGACATACACAATCTCTGTCACTGAATTTGGTGAAGGCTCCCTAAATGGCTTGGATGAGGTCATGAAGACAACCAAGATCATAATCGGCTGTTTTGTCGCAATCACACTCATGGCAGCTGTCATGCTGATCATCTTCTACAAGATGCGGAAACAGCACCACCAGCAGAACCACCATGCGCCCACACGCACTATTGAGATCATCAATGTGGACGAGGACTGCGTAACCGGAGGACCAGGCATGGAGGGCCACCTGACTTTGCCTCCTCTTGAACATGAGCACCTCAACCATTATAACACATATAAAACAGCATATAACCACACCTCCACTATCAACTCCATACACAGCTCAGCGCATGAACCTTTGTTAATCCGGGCAAACTCAAAAGACAATGTACAAGAGACCCAAATCTGa